The following are encoded together in the Lathyrus oleraceus cultivar Zhongwan6 chromosome 3, CAAS_Psat_ZW6_1.0, whole genome shotgun sequence genome:
- the LOC127128039 gene encoding cystinosin homolog: MASWNSVSLELTYEFLGWFAFIAWSISFYPQVILNFRRKSVVGLNFDFVLLNLTKHSSYLIYNASLYFSSAIQNQYFQKYGYDQMIPVAANDVAFSSHAVLLTAIALFQIAIYERGSQKLSKISIGIVSVVWLTAAVCFFVALSDHSWLWLLNIFNSIQVLMTTIKYIPQVSMNFLRKSTDGFSIGNILLDFSGGIANYGQMVVQSIDQGSWVNFYGNIGKVLLSLVSVSFDIIFIIQHYVLYPAKKPYKLVTTGEDEDQIREHLVRPSDESPPENV, encoded by the exons ATGGCGTCTTGGAATTCAGTTTCATTAGAACTAACCTACGAATTTCTTGGCTGGTTCGCTTTTATTGCATGGTCCATCAGTTTCTACCCTCAAGTCATCTTAAATTTTCGAAGAAAAAG CGTTGTAGGACTCAACTTTGATTTCGTTCTCTTAAACCTAACGAAGCATAGTTCCTATCTCATATACAATGCTTCTCTCTACTTTAGCTCTGCTATTCAGAATCAATATTTTCAGAAATACGGTTATGATCAG ATGATACCGGTTGCAGCAAATGATGTTGCTTTTTCAAGCCATGCTGTTCTGCTGACAGCCATTGCGTTGTTCCAGATTGCAATCTATGAA CGTGGAAGTCAGAAATTGTCGAAAATTTCGATTGGAATTGTCTCGGTTGTTTGGCTGACTGCTGCAGTTTGTTTCTTTGTTGCTTTGTCTGATCATTCATGGCTTTGGCTCCTCAACATCTTCAA CTCAATTCAAGTGCTTATGACTACTATAAAGTACATTCCCCAG GTAAGCATGAACTTCCTAAGGAAAAGTACGGATGGATTCAGCATTGGTAACATTCTACTTGACTTTTCTGGAGGAATAGCAAACTATGGACAGATGGTTGTGCAATCAATAGATCAAG GTTCGTGGGTCAACTTCTATGGCAATATAGGAAAAGTGTTGCTCTCTCTG GTATCTGTATCCTTTGACATTATTTTCATTATTCAACATTATGTCCTGTATCCTGCTAAAAAACCCTACAAATTAGTGACCACCGGCGAGGATGAAGATCAAATTAGAGAGCACCTTGTCAGGCCTTCTGATGAGTCTCCACCAGAGAATGTGTGA